The Triticum aestivum cultivar Chinese Spring chromosome 7B, IWGSC CS RefSeq v2.1, whole genome shotgun sequence genome window below encodes:
- the LOC123159149 gene encoding U3 small nucleolar ribonucleoprotein protein IMP4: MLRRNTRLRREYLYRKSLEGKERQHYEKKRRVREALEEGKPIPTELRNEELALRREIDLDDQDRAVPRSIIDDEYAGATLREPKILLTTSRNPSAPLTQFVKELKVVFPNSQRMNRGGQVISEIVESCRSHEITDLILVHEHRGQPDGLIVCHLPLGPTAYFGLLNVVTRHDIKDRKAMGKMSEAYPHLILDNFTTKTGERTANIMKHLFPVPKPESKRLITFANRDDYISFRHHIYEKHGGPKSIDLKEVGPRFELRLYQIKRGTMDQSEAQNEFVLRPYMNTAKKQKSLGV, translated from the exons ATGCTGCGTCGGAACACGCGGCTCCGTCGGGAGTACCTCTACCGGAAGAGCCTCGAGGGGAAGGAGCGTCAGCACTACGAGAAGAAGCGCCGCGTCCGGGAGGCGCTCGAGGAGGGCAAGCCTATCCCCACCGAGCTTCGCAACGAGGAGCTCGCCCTCCGCCGCGAGATCGACCTCGACGACCAAGACCGGGCAG TGCCGAGGAGCATCATAGATGACGAGTACGCCGGCGCCACGCTCCGCGAGCCCAAGATTCTCTTGACCACATCCCGTAACCCGAGTGCACCCCTGACTCAGTTTGTTAAG GAGCTGAAAGTTGTATTTCCGAACTCACAGAGGATGAACCGTGGTGGTCAG GTGATATCAGAAATCGTTGAGTCCTGCCGATCACACGAGATCACTGATCTTATTTTGGTGCATGAGCATCGTGGTCAGCCTGATGGTTTGATTGTGTGTCATCTACCATTAGGTCCAACTGCATACTTTGGGTTACTCAATGTG GTAACACGGCATGATATCAAAGATAGGAAGGCCATGGGCAAAATGTCAGAAGCTTACCCTCATTTGATACTGGACAATTTCACAACCAAG ACTGGTGAAAGGACTGCCAATATAATGAAGCATCTCTTTCCTGTGCCGAAGCCGGAGTCAAAGCGTCTAATCACTTTTGCTAATAGAGACGACTATATCTCTTTCAG GCATCATATCTACGAAAAACATGGTGGCCCCAAATCCATTGACCTGAAGGAGGTTGGGCCCCGTTTTGAGTTGCGACTGTACCAG ATCAAACGAGGAACTATGGACCAAAGCGAAGCACAGAACGAGTTTGTGCTGCGGCCGTACATGAATACTGCTAAGAAGCAGAAATCGCTTGGGGTTTGA
- the LOC123155713 gene encoding uncharacterized protein isoform X1 translates to MLLVYLLLFLHLSSSVCEASSRNHRLVLPTAGRVPAAPASSTMTMYRRLLRAPMQQHSSASSSSHDQEHVRGTIAMQQQQGPSPSPQPGVTLARDAIQEGSVSPAEQNMVMPLPPGDDSGDTEAAGGGDAVGSEGGSSDLITDDQPESDAVDIGVDYVPPKTHPPSHN, encoded by the exons ATGCTCTTGGtttacctcctcctcttcctccacctctCTTCCTCCGTCTGCGAGGCCAGCAGCCGGAACCACCGCCTCGTCCTCCCCACGGCCGGCCGCGTCCCCGCGGCCCCTGCATCGTCGACGATGACGATGTACCGTCGCCTTCTCCGCGCCCCAATG CAGCAGCACTCGTCGGCGTCCTCCTCCTCCCACGACCAAGAGCATGTGCGAGGCACAATAGCGATGCAACAGCAGCAGGGGCCTTCTCCGTCGCCGCAGCCGGGTGTGACGCTGGCCAGGGACGCCATCCAGGAGGGCAGTGTGTCGCCGGCCGAGCAGAACATGGTGATGCCGCTGCCGCCAGGGGACGACAGCGGGGATACGGAAGCTGCAGGAGGCGGCGATGCCGTCGGCAGTGAGGGAGGATCGTCGGACCTGATCACCGATGATCAGCCGGAGAGCGATGCGGTCGACATCGGCGTCGACTACGTGCCTCCGAAGACGCACCCTCCATCTCACAACTAG
- the LOC123155713 gene encoding uncharacterized protein isoform X2, which produces MLLVYLLLFLHLSSSVCEASSRNHRLVLPTAGRVPAAPASSTMTMYRRLLRAPMQHSSASSSSHDQEHVRGTIAMQQQQGPSPSPQPGVTLARDAIQEGSVSPAEQNMVMPLPPGDDSGDTEAAGGGDAVGSEGGSSDLITDDQPESDAVDIGVDYVPPKTHPPSHN; this is translated from the exons ATGCTCTTGGtttacctcctcctcttcctccacctctCTTCCTCCGTCTGCGAGGCCAGCAGCCGGAACCACCGCCTCGTCCTCCCCACGGCCGGCCGCGTCCCCGCGGCCCCTGCATCGTCGACGATGACGATGTACCGTCGCCTTCTCCGCGCCCCAATG CAGCACTCGTCGGCGTCCTCCTCCTCCCACGACCAAGAGCATGTGCGAGGCACAATAGCGATGCAACAGCAGCAGGGGCCTTCTCCGTCGCCGCAGCCGGGTGTGACGCTGGCCAGGGACGCCATCCAGGAGGGCAGTGTGTCGCCGGCCGAGCAGAACATGGTGATGCCGCTGCCGCCAGGGGACGACAGCGGGGATACGGAAGCTGCAGGAGGCGGCGATGCCGTCGGCAGTGAGGGAGGATCGTCGGACCTGATCACCGATGATCAGCCGGAGAGCGATGCGGTCGACATCGGCGTCGACTACGTGCCTCCGAAGACGCACCCTCCATCTCACAACTAG